The following are from one region of the Flavimobilis soli genome:
- a CDS encoding fluoride efflux transporter FluC encodes MTALLVVAVGAAVGAVLRALAERVQGAVLARALAQHGERWYLSPGWSTLVVNLVGTMLLGWAAGRYDVGQLGTTWLLALGTGVAGGLTTFSTLGVEIVDLARDRARARLALLVTTHVLLGLGCATIGYRLGTVV; translated from the coding sequence ATGACGGCGCTGCTCGTGGTCGCCGTCGGCGCGGCCGTCGGCGCGGTGCTGCGCGCCCTCGCGGAGCGTGTGCAGGGGGCCGTGCTCGCCCGGGCCCTCGCGCAGCACGGCGAGCGCTGGTACCTCTCCCCCGGGTGGTCGACGCTCGTCGTCAACCTCGTCGGCACGATGCTGCTCGGCTGGGCCGCGGGCAGGTACGACGTCGGGCAGCTCGGCACGACCTGGCTGCTCGCCCTGGGCACGGGGGTCGCGGGCGGCCTGACGACGTTCTCGACGCTCGGCGTCGAGATCGTCGACCTGGCGCGGGACCGCGCACGGGCCCGGCTCGCCCTGCTCGTGACCACGCACGTGCTGCTGGGTCTCGGCTGCGCCACGATCGGGTATCGGCTCGGCACGGTCGTGTGA
- a CDS encoding fluoride efflux transporter FluC: protein MSRPRPDLPLGWSLALVALGGAAGGSARYGLTLAFPDGGGFPWTTWAVNVVGCFALGLLLNAWVRPGHAPRWWRPLMGTGFLGAFTTFSAVMHAVAGLERSGSAGTALAYLGLSFVVGVSAAAAGSILGYRVARGPR from the coding sequence GTGTCGCGTCCCCGCCCTGACCTGCCGCTCGGCTGGTCCCTCGCCCTCGTCGCGCTCGGCGGCGCTGCTGGCGGCAGCGCGCGGTACGGGCTCACGCTGGCTTTTCCCGACGGCGGCGGGTTCCCGTGGACGACGTGGGCCGTCAACGTCGTGGGGTGCTTCGCCCTCGGGCTGCTCCTGAACGCATGGGTCCGGCCCGGGCACGCCCCGCGCTGGTGGCGCCCGCTCATGGGGACGGGCTTCCTCGGGGCGTTCACGACGTTCTCCGCGGTCATGCACGCCGTCGCGGGGCTCGAGCGCTCAGGCTCGGCCGGCACGGCGCTCGCGTACCTCGGGCTGTCGTTCGTGGTCGGTGTCTCGGCTGCCGCCGCGGGCAGCATTCTCGGGTATCGCGTGGCGAGGGGACCGCGATGA
- a CDS encoding LacI family DNA-binding transcriptional regulator, with product MTTRTLVTANDSSMPTLDEVAAAAGVSRSTASRALNGGARVSPEAQAAVDDAARRLGYVPNRAARSLVTRRTDSIGLVVPEPDERLLTDPFIGATLRGVSAALAHTELQLVLLIARQGEGAANVARYLRSGHVDGAVIVSHHREDGLEKTLETSPVPAVFVGRPFERADRLFYTDVDNISAGRMATQHLIGLGRRRIAHIAGPQDMAAGIDRRAGWLEVLTEAGMRSDATVEVDFSVPEGERAMARLLQSHPDIDAVFAASDALAIGAMRVLRAAGKSIPDDVAVIGYDDLGLAATALPPLTTMRNPVVEMASSAVEQLLALLEKGTHSSVRDDVPPVVFPARLIKRLSA from the coding sequence GTGACGACTCGAACTCTGGTCACGGCGAACGACTCCAGCATGCCCACGCTCGACGAGGTCGCGGCTGCCGCAGGCGTGTCGCGCTCGACGGCGTCGCGCGCCCTCAACGGCGGCGCCCGCGTCTCCCCCGAGGCGCAGGCCGCGGTCGACGACGCCGCTCGTCGTCTCGGGTATGTCCCCAACCGCGCCGCGCGGTCCCTCGTGACGAGGCGCACCGACTCGATCGGGCTCGTCGTCCCGGAGCCTGACGAGCGCCTGCTGACCGACCCGTTCATCGGCGCGACGCTGCGCGGGGTGAGCGCGGCCCTGGCCCACACGGAGCTCCAGCTCGTGCTGCTCATCGCCCGCCAGGGCGAGGGGGCCGCGAACGTGGCAAGGTACCTGCGCTCGGGCCACGTCGACGGCGCGGTCATCGTGTCGCACCACCGTGAGGACGGCCTCGAGAAGACGCTCGAGACGTCGCCCGTGCCGGCCGTGTTCGTCGGGCGGCCGTTCGAGCGCGCGGACCGCTTGTTCTACACGGACGTCGACAACATCTCCGCGGGTCGGATGGCGACGCAGCACCTGATCGGGCTCGGGCGGCGGCGCATCGCGCACATCGCCGGCCCGCAGGACATGGCGGCGGGCATCGACCGCCGTGCGGGCTGGCTCGAGGTCCTCACCGAGGCCGGCATGCGCTCGGACGCGACCGTCGAGGTGGACTTCTCGGTCCCCGAGGGCGAGCGCGCGATGGCGCGCCTGCTGCAGTCGCACCCGGACATCGACGCGGTGTTCGCGGCGTCGGACGCCCTCGCGATCGGTGCGATGCGCGTGCTGCGCGCCGCGGGCAAGTCGATCCCGGACGACGTCGCGGTCATCGGCTACGACGACCTGGGCCTCGCGGCGACGGCGCTGCCCCCGCTCACGACCATGCGCAACCCGGTCGTGGAGATGGCGTCGAGCGCCGTCGAGCAGCTGCTCGCGCTGCTCGAGAAGGGCACGCACTCGTCGGTGCGCGACGACGTCCCGCCCGTGGTCTTCCCGGCTCGGCTGATCAAGCGCCTGAGCGCCTGA
- a CDS encoding carbohydrate ABC transporter permease — protein MSSVASIAQSVGPGAAKAAARKRNRNVGGANKRPGWVTYLLLGAVLLVSAYPLYYVVLLASSTQEVISQSPLPDLIPDGHLRENIERVFNSDIPLMKGLVNSFIVAAVQVACVVMFSTLAGYSFAKLRFRGRGPLLVFVIATMAIPTQLGVVPLFIVMKNLGWSGDLRAVILPGIVTAFGVFWMTQFLENALPYELIEAARVDGASMIRTFWHVALPAARPAAAMLALFTAIGSWTNYFWPSIILTNQNPTLPMVVRQLQASYFQDYSLIMAGVLLATLPLFIVFVIAGKQLVAGIMAGAVKG, from the coding sequence ATGAGCTCCGTCGCCTCCATCGCCCAGAGCGTCGGCCCCGGCGCGGCCAAGGCTGCCGCCCGCAAGCGCAACCGCAACGTCGGCGGCGCGAACAAGCGTCCGGGCTGGGTCACGTACCTCCTGCTGGGCGCGGTCCTCCTGGTCTCCGCGTACCCGCTGTACTACGTCGTCCTGCTCGCATCCTCGACGCAGGAGGTCATCTCGCAGTCGCCGCTGCCTGACCTCATTCCCGACGGCCACCTGCGGGAGAACATCGAGCGCGTCTTCAACAGCGACATCCCGCTAATGAAGGGCCTCGTGAACTCCTTCATCGTCGCTGCCGTCCAGGTCGCGTGCGTCGTGATGTTCTCGACGCTCGCGGGCTACTCGTTCGCGAAGCTCCGCTTCCGCGGCCGCGGCCCGCTCCTCGTGTTCGTCATCGCGACGATGGCGATCCCGACCCAGCTCGGCGTCGTCCCGCTGTTCATCGTCATGAAGAACCTCGGCTGGTCCGGCGACCTGCGCGCGGTGATCCTGCCGGGCATCGTCACGGCGTTCGGCGTCTTCTGGATGACGCAGTTCCTCGAGAACGCCCTGCCGTACGAGCTGATCGAGGCGGCACGCGTCGACGGCGCGTCGATGATCCGCACGTTCTGGCACGTCGCGCTCCCCGCGGCGCGCCCGGCCGCCGCGATGCTCGCGCTGTTCACGGCGATCGGCTCGTGGACGAACTACTTCTGGCCGTCGATCATCCTGACGAACCAGAACCCGACGCTGCCCATGGTGGTGCGTCAGCTGCAGGCGTCGTACTTCCAGGACTACTCGCTCATCATGGCGGGCGTGCTCCTGGCGACGCTCCCGCTGTTCATCGTGTTCGTGATCGCGGGCAAGCAGCTCGTCGCCGGCATCATGGCCGGCGCCGTCAAGGGCTGA
- a CDS encoding carbohydrate ABC transporter permease encodes MSVLAPDKPAPAPVRPPRRVAFSQKIGRWDVKVSPYLYISPFFILFAITGLFPLLYTGYVSLHEWNLLTGQGDFVGFENFTSVMEQPNFWLALRNTISIFLLSSVPQVIAAILIAAVLDANLRMKTFWRMGVLLPYIVAPVAVGLIFSRLFGDQYGAINELLGILGMDPVMWHAEVLPSHLAIASMVNFRWTGYNALIFLAAMQAIPRDLYEAAVIDGAGRVRQFFSITVPQLKATIIFVVITSTIGGLQIFDEPRVFDSTGRGGADGQWLTVTLFLYELGWGNQKNLGRASAVALLLFVVIVIIGVLNFLLSNRIAASDQMVKKSKKIGGKR; translated from the coding sequence ATGTCAGTCCTCGCACCAGACAAGCCTGCGCCCGCGCCCGTGCGCCCCCCGCGGCGGGTCGCGTTCAGCCAGAAGATCGGCCGGTGGGACGTCAAGGTCTCGCCCTACCTCTACATCTCGCCGTTCTTCATCCTGTTCGCGATCACGGGTCTGTTCCCTCTCCTCTACACGGGGTACGTCTCCCTCCACGAGTGGAACCTGCTGACCGGGCAGGGCGACTTCGTCGGGTTCGAGAACTTCACGTCCGTCATGGAGCAGCCGAACTTCTGGCTCGCGCTGCGCAACACGATCTCGATCTTCCTGCTCTCGTCCGTCCCGCAGGTCATCGCCGCGATCCTCATCGCGGCCGTCCTCGACGCGAACCTGCGGATGAAGACCTTCTGGCGCATGGGCGTGCTGCTGCCCTACATCGTCGCCCCCGTCGCGGTCGGCCTCATCTTCTCCCGCCTCTTCGGCGACCAGTACGGCGCGATCAACGAGCTGCTCGGCATCCTCGGCATGGACCCGGTCATGTGGCACGCTGAGGTGCTCCCGTCGCACCTCGCGATCGCGAGCATGGTCAACTTCCGCTGGACCGGCTACAACGCCCTCATCTTCCTCGCGGCGATGCAGGCCATCCCGCGTGACCTCTACGAGGCCGCGGTGATCGACGGCGCCGGCCGGGTCCGCCAGTTCTTCTCGATCACGGTCCCGCAGCTCAAGGCCACGATCATCTTCGTCGTCATCACCTCGACGATCGGTGGCCTGCAGATCTTCGACGAGCCGCGCGTGTTCGACTCGACCGGCCGCGGCGGCGCCGACGGCCAGTGGCTCACCGTGACGCTCTTCCTCTACGAGCTCGGCTGGGGCAACCAGAAGAACCTGGGCCGCGCCTCGGCGGTCGCCCTGCTCCTGTTCGTCGTGATCGTCATCATCGGCGTCCTCAACTTCCTCCTGTCCAACCGCATCGCGGCCTCCGACCAGATGGTCAAGAAGTCCAAGAAGATCGGGGGTAAGCGATGA
- a CDS encoding ABC transporter substrate-binding protein, with protein MRKNSKKWVAVAGIASISLLASACGGNDPETPATNSSGGSTSGETKDITLTVATFNNFGYTDELLKEYMDANPGIKVVHTKAAESKDARANLTTRIAAGGDGLADIEAIEIDWMPELSQVEDAFADLTDPAVDGRWLEWKLNQGKTPSGKLIGYGTDIGPEAVCYRADLFEEAGLPTDREEVAKLLEGDWAHYFEVGKTFVEKSDSAWYDDSNAILQGMIGQVEAPYEDPATGDAKDLASNTEVKALYDQILSVAPDLSAHLKQWQGDWDTAFQKDGFATMLCPAWMTGPIEERSGGVEGWDVADVFPGGGGNWGGSFLTVPASGKNVDEAKKLAQWLTSPEVQIKAFNSAGTFPSQIEAQSSQDLLDAKNEFFNDAPVGSIFSNRAKAIDGIPQPFKGKNYFAIHQTVQDAIERVDVNQNTDAAASWEKALSDFKALGL; from the coding sequence GTGCGCAAGAACAGCAAGAAGTGGGTCGCCGTAGCGGGGATCGCCTCGATCTCGCTGCTCGCCTCGGCATGCGGCGGCAACGACCCGGAGACGCCCGCGACGAACAGCTCGGGCGGCAGCACTTCCGGTGAGACGAAGGACATCACGCTCACCGTCGCCACGTTCAACAACTTCGGCTACACGGACGAGCTCCTCAAGGAGTACATGGACGCCAACCCGGGCATCAAGGTCGTCCACACGAAGGCCGCGGAGTCGAAGGACGCACGCGCCAACCTGACCACCCGTATCGCTGCGGGCGGCGACGGCCTCGCCGACATCGAGGCCATCGAGATCGACTGGATGCCGGAGCTGTCGCAGGTCGAGGACGCGTTCGCCGACCTGACCGACCCCGCCGTCGACGGCCGCTGGCTCGAGTGGAAGCTCAACCAGGGCAAGACGCCGTCCGGCAAGCTCATCGGATACGGCACCGACATCGGCCCGGAGGCCGTCTGCTACCGCGCCGATCTGTTCGAGGAGGCCGGCCTGCCGACCGACCGCGAAGAGGTCGCGAAGCTCCTCGAGGGCGACTGGGCCCACTACTTCGAGGTCGGCAAGACGTTCGTCGAGAAGTCCGACTCGGCCTGGTATGACGACTCCAACGCCATCCTCCAGGGCATGATCGGCCAGGTCGAGGCCCCCTACGAGGACCCGGCCACCGGCGACGCCAAGGACCTCGCGTCCAACACCGAGGTCAAGGCGCTGTACGACCAGATCCTCTCCGTCGCTCCCGACCTGTCGGCGCACCTCAAGCAGTGGCAGGGCGACTGGGACACCGCGTTCCAGAAGGACGGCTTCGCGACGATGCTGTGCCCCGCGTGGATGACGGGCCCGATCGAGGAGCGCTCCGGTGGCGTCGAGGGCTGGGACGTCGCTGACGTCTTCCCCGGCGGCGGCGGCAACTGGGGCGGTTCCTTCCTGACCGTCCCGGCCTCCGGCAAGAACGTCGACGAGGCGAAGAAGCTCGCCCAGTGGCTGACGTCCCCCGAGGTCCAGATCAAGGCCTTCAACTCGGCCGGCACCTTCCCGAGCCAGATCGAGGCGCAGTCCTCGCAGGACCTGCTCGACGCCAAGAACGAGTTCTTCAACGACGCCCCCGTCGGCTCGATCTTCTCGAACCGCGCGAAGGCCATCGACGGCATCCCGCAGCCGTTCAAGGGCAAGAACTACTTCGCGATCCACCAGACGGTCCAGGACGCCATCGAGCGCGTGGACGTCAACCAGAACACGGACGCCGCGGCGTCGTGGGAGAAGGCTCTGAGCGACTTCAAGGCCCTCGGCCTCTGA
- a CDS encoding DUF2505 domain-containing protein: MRLSVEQSLPVRPDELMELMSDEEFVVYRASVESTTVEGSVVDPASDGSLTITLRRTMPATQIPAQVRAFVGSRLEVRHVEVWEPPQPGRWFGTVAVEITGTPVRMSGTVSLAEAPEGCTVTYDGTVTASIPLFGAAVEEAAVATLRTVLDAEEGRVRAWLAGSR; the protein is encoded by the coding sequence GTGCGTCTGTCCGTCGAGCAGAGCCTTCCCGTCCGTCCGGACGAGCTCATGGAGCTCATGTCCGACGAGGAGTTCGTCGTGTACCGCGCGTCGGTCGAGTCGACGACCGTCGAGGGGAGCGTGGTGGACCCGGCCTCGGACGGTTCGTTGACGATCACGCTGCGTCGGACCATGCCGGCGACCCAGATCCCCGCGCAGGTCCGTGCGTTCGTGGGTTCACGCCTCGAGGTGCGTCACGTCGAGGTGTGGGAGCCCCCGCAGCCGGGCCGGTGGTTCGGGACCGTCGCCGTCGAGATCACGGGCACGCCCGTGCGCATGTCGGGGACCGTCTCGCTGGCCGAGGCTCCGGAGGGGTGCACGGTGACGTACGACGGCACCGTGACGGCTTCCATCCCGTTGTTCGGTGCGGCGGTCGAGGAGGCCGCGGTGGCGACGCTCCGCACGGTGCTCGACGCCGAGGAGGGCCGCGTACGCGCGTGGTTGGCGGGTTCCCGCTAG
- a CDS encoding sensor histidine kinase: MSDLISRHGDLDPVDVDWLHLLVGDWQVISDLAFADLVLWLPTREGDFVAIAHCRPSTGATVHYDDIVGSRPPAGQVAWLRRALDEVRSQREREPRWLGAYAVREEAVPVVHEGRPLAVLVRQTYLGSGRTPSRLELNYVEAADGLLGMIPRSEFPHPDSAAGPRRGAPRVGDGLVRLNSEGEVLYASPNALSCFHRLGVLGPLVGESLVEVTADLVEQKAPVDESMPLVMMGRAPWRTELESSTVCLSVRSLPITEDGRRMGAVLLCRDVTEVRRRERELLTKDATIREIHHRVKNNLQTVAALLRLQARRMNVPEARAALEEAMRRVDTIALVHNSLSQTIDEEVEFDDMLGRALRLAADIASADTYVRTVSTGTFGKVSAEDATALALILTELVTNAVEHGFVGRSSGTVTIDAQREGAHLVVRIADDGVGLEGGTAPGSGLGTQIVRTLVSNELRGSIDWHERPEGGTEVVVSVDLRGARQD; the protein is encoded by the coding sequence ATGAGCGACCTGATCTCCCGCCACGGCGACCTCGACCCGGTCGACGTCGACTGGCTCCACCTGCTCGTCGGTGACTGGCAGGTCATCTCCGACCTCGCGTTCGCCGACCTGGTGCTCTGGCTGCCGACCCGTGAGGGCGACTTCGTCGCGATCGCGCACTGCCGCCCCTCGACCGGAGCGACCGTCCACTACGACGACATCGTCGGCTCCCGCCCGCCTGCCGGTCAGGTCGCCTGGCTCCGGCGCGCCCTCGACGAGGTGCGGTCCCAGCGCGAGCGCGAGCCGCGCTGGCTCGGCGCGTACGCCGTGCGCGAGGAGGCCGTCCCCGTCGTCCACGAGGGCCGGCCGCTCGCCGTCCTCGTCCGGCAGACGTATCTCGGTTCCGGCCGCACGCCCAGCCGGCTCGAGCTCAACTACGTCGAGGCCGCCGACGGCCTGCTCGGCATGATCCCGCGCAGCGAGTTCCCGCACCCCGACTCGGCCGCCGGGCCGCGTCGCGGCGCGCCGCGCGTCGGCGACGGGCTGGTCCGCCTCAACTCCGAGGGCGAGGTCCTCTACGCGAGCCCGAACGCCCTCTCGTGCTTCCACCGCCTCGGGGTCCTCGGCCCGCTCGTCGGGGAGTCCCTCGTCGAGGTGACTGCGGACCTCGTGGAGCAGAAGGCCCCCGTCGACGAGTCGATGCCGCTCGTCATGATGGGCCGGGCGCCGTGGCGCACGGAGCTCGAGTCCTCCACGGTGTGCCTCTCGGTGCGCTCGCTGCCGATCACCGAGGACGGCCGCCGCATGGGCGCCGTGCTGCTGTGCCGCGACGTCACGGAGGTCCGGCGTCGTGAGCGCGAGCTCCTGACCAAGGACGCGACGATCCGCGAGATCCACCACCGCGTGAAGAACAACCTTCAGACGGTTGCAGCTCTGCTGCGCCTGCAGGCCCGCCGCATGAACGTCCCCGAGGCGCGGGCCGCGCTCGAGGAGGCGATGCGCCGCGTCGACACGATCGCGCTCGTGCACAACTCGCTGTCGCAGACGATCGACGAGGAGGTCGAGTTCGACGACATGCTCGGACGCGCGCTGCGCCTCGCGGCAGACATCGCGTCGGCGGACACGTACGTGCGCACGGTCTCGACGGGCACGTTCGGCAAGGTCTCGGCGGAGGACGCGACCGCGCTCGCGCTCATCCTCACCGAGCTCGTGACCAATGCTGTCGAGCACGGGTTCGTCGGGCGGTCGTCGGGGACCGTGACGATCGACGCGCAGCGCGAGGGCGCGCACCTCGTCGTGCGCATCGCGGACGACGGCGTCGGGCTCGAGGGTGGCACCGCCCCGGGCTCCGGGCTCGGCACGCAGATCGTGCGCACCCTCGTCAGCAACGAGCTGCGCGGCTCGATCGACTGGCACGAGCGACCCGAGGGCGGGACCGAGGTCGTCGTCTCGGTCGACCTGCGTGGGGCCCGCCAGGACTAG
- a CDS encoding alpha/beta fold hydrolase produces MTTPQNAPTILMIAGHWLGAWAWDEVSACLDALGHRAVPLTLPGLDSDDPDRSGRTLDEQAAAIEAALAADAAGKLPVVVAHSGANLPVSLVLDRNPQAVGHVVWVDSGPVAPGSVLAPNLPEEVAAVPLPPFDVLGARASLEGLDAAALARFRARAVPQPAAVVRTPVDLANDARHDVPTTLVCCSISVEQVLELANSGHPMFSEVSRLSQVDMIDLPTGHWPMWSRPADLARVIADVASGA; encoded by the coding sequence ATGACGACACCCCAGAACGCTCCGACCATCCTGATGATCGCCGGCCACTGGCTCGGCGCCTGGGCGTGGGACGAGGTCTCGGCCTGCCTGGACGCACTCGGTCACCGAGCCGTGCCACTGACCCTCCCGGGACTGGACAGCGACGACCCGGACCGGTCAGGACGAACTCTCGACGAGCAGGCCGCCGCGATCGAGGCCGCCCTCGCCGCCGACGCGGCAGGCAAGCTGCCCGTCGTCGTGGCGCACAGCGGTGCCAACCTGCCCGTGAGCCTCGTGCTAGACCGCAACCCACAGGCGGTCGGTCACGTGGTGTGGGTCGACAGCGGGCCGGTCGCGCCTGGCAGCGTGCTCGCCCCGAACCTCCCCGAGGAGGTGGCCGCTGTGCCCCTGCCCCCGTTCGACGTCCTCGGCGCACGGGCGAGCCTCGAGGGGCTCGACGCGGCCGCACTCGCACGGTTCCGGGCGCGCGCCGTGCCGCAGCCTGCGGCGGTCGTCCGCACACCTGTCGACCTCGCGAACGACGCTCGGCACGACGTGCCGACCACTCTCGTGTGCTGCTCGATCTCGGTCGAGCAGGTGCTCGAGCTCGCGAACAGCGGGCACCCGATGTTCTCCGAGGTCAGCCGACTGTCGCAGGTGGACATGATCGACCTGCCGACGGGGCACTGGCCCATGTGGAGCCGCCCGGCCGACCTCGCACGCGTCATCGCCGACGTCGCGAGCGGCGCCTGA
- a CDS encoding helix-turn-helix transcriptional regulator translates to MKRAERLHALSEMLRRSGRRGCSAERLAADLGVSVRTIKRDLAALDAAGAPVWSRPGPGGGYGLVDGANLPPVSLSPAQAVALLAAVSAARDAPFADLAATGVRRILDVLDPVTQARAEQLAGRIWVDSARASRRTWSALERAMAERRVVRIRFVARDGATTTRDVDPVLFAQAAGGWYLIGWCRLRDAMRWFLVERIERASVTATPCDEHPVADVGVPPAGARPVHDGPHVPRSR, encoded by the coding sequence GTGAAGCGGGCGGAGCGGCTGCACGCGCTGTCCGAGATGCTGCGGCGCAGCGGTCGCCGGGGGTGCAGCGCCGAACGTCTCGCGGCCGACCTCGGAGTCTCCGTGCGGACGATCAAGAGGGACCTGGCCGCTCTCGACGCGGCCGGCGCGCCCGTCTGGTCCCGACCTGGACCCGGGGGCGGCTACGGACTGGTCGATGGCGCCAACCTGCCGCCCGTGAGCCTCTCGCCGGCTCAGGCGGTCGCGCTGCTCGCTGCCGTGTCGGCTGCGCGTGACGCGCCGTTCGCCGACCTGGCCGCGACGGGCGTCCGCAGGATCCTCGACGTCCTGGACCCCGTGACGCAGGCGCGGGCCGAGCAGCTCGCGGGGCGCATCTGGGTGGACTCCGCCCGTGCGTCGCGCCGCACGTGGTCGGCGCTCGAACGAGCGATGGCGGAACGGCGGGTCGTGCGGATCCGCTTCGTGGCGCGTGACGGAGCCACGACCACGCGCGACGTCGACCCCGTCCTCTTCGCTCAGGCCGCCGGCGGCTGGTACCTGATCGGGTGGTGCCGTCTTCGCGACGCGATGCGCTGGTTCCTCGTCGAACGGATCGAGCGCGCGAGCGTGACGGCGACCCCGTGCGACGAGCATCCCGTCGCCGATGTCGGTGTTCCTCCGGCAGGCGCACGACCGGTCCATGACGGACCGCACGTGCCGCGGTCCCGGTAG
- a CDS encoding WhiB family transcriptional regulator, producing MDWRHRAACLTEDPELFFPIGNTGPALLQIDDAKAVCRRCDVVDTCLKWALESGQDAGVWGGMSEDERRALKRRTARARRAG from the coding sequence ATGGATTGGCGTCACCGCGCCGCGTGTCTGACCGAGGACCCCGAGCTCTTCTTCCCCATCGGCAACACCGGTCCGGCGCTCCTTCAGATCGATGACGCGAAGGCGGTCTGCCGCCGGTGCGACGTCGTCGACACCTGCCTCAAGTGGGCGCTCGAGTCCGGACAGGACGCGGGGGTCTGGGGCGGCATGTCCGAGGACGAGCGCCGCGCGCTCAAGCGCCGCACGGCGCGCGCTCGCCGCGCTGGCTGA